Proteins encoded together in one Carya illinoinensis cultivar Pawnee chromosome 3, C.illinoinensisPawnee_v1, whole genome shotgun sequence window:
- the LOC122304262 gene encoding protein trichome birefringence-like 16 encodes MKGGFYGLRGRELSLITIVLMCTAFLFWAWEKTPPLTNLTPPETRLRLSPDDLVSKPVASLLSPKSKGVSSFAEKVIEQVAAPLISSQKSTERSVIKSNPVNTTDRNVEILASLSEEEAKGKQIQEPQTYVGAQGPTIRTEVEGNHNKMIEQVSEQLEVDMVAQVTIENRDCNYAKGKWVPDDNRPLYSGFGCKQWLSGMWACRLMQRTDFAYEKLRWQPKNCQMEEFEGSKFLRKMQGKTLAFVGDSLGRQQFQSLMCMITGGEERHDVIDAGKEYGLVQARGDTRPSGWVYRFLSTNTTILYYWSASLCDVEPIDKSNPNTDYAMHLDRPPAFLRQYLHKFDVLVLNTGHHWNRGKLKANKWVMHVGGVQNTDRKLAMIWVAKNLTIHSVVNWVNSQLPKHPGLKAFYRTISPRHFVGGDWNTGGSCDNTIPMSVGKEVLQDESSDESAASAVKGTGIKLLDITALSHLRDEGHISRFSRTANPGVQDCLHWCLPGVPDTWNEILFAQI; translated from the exons ATGAAAGGAGGATTCTATGGATTGAGGGGTAGAGAACTCTCTCTAATTACTATTGTTCTTATGTGCACAGCCTTTCTTTTTTGGGCCTGGGAGAAAACGCCGCCTCTCACTAACTTGACGCCACCGGAAACCCGGTTGAGGTTGTCTCCAG ATGATCTTGTGAGTAAGCCTGTAGCCAGCTTGTTGTCGCCAAAATCAAAAGGTGTATCATCGTTTGCGGAAAAAGTGATTGAACAGGTAGCAGCTCCTTTGATTTCTTCACAAAAATCAACCGAAAGGAGTGTGATTAAGAGCAATCCAGTAAACACCACAGATCGGAATGTAG AAATCCTCGCAAGTCTatcagaagaagaagcaaaaggCAAACAGATTCAGGAACCACAAACATATGTTGGTGCACAAGGTCCTACAATTCGAACGGAAGTAGAGGGAAATCATAACAAAATGATAGAACAAGTTTCAGAACAACTAGAAGTGGATATGGTAGCACAAGTGACTATAGAAAACCGAG ATTGTAACTATGCAAAAGGAAAATGGGTTCCGGATGATAACCGGCCGTTATACTCTGGATTTGGTTGTAAGCAATGGCTATCAGGGATGTGGGCCTGCCGGTTGATGCAACGAACAGATTTTGCCTATGAGAAGCTTCGGTGGCAGCCTAAAAATTGTCAAATGGAAGAATTTGAAGGGTCTAAATTTTTGAGAAA GATGCAAGGCAAAACTCTAGCTTTTGTTGGAGACTCATTGGGCAGGCAGCAGTTCCAGTCTTTGATGTGCATGATCACAGGTGGTGAGGAGAGGCATGATGTCATAGATGCGGGTAAGGAATATGGACTAGTCCAAGCTCGTGGTGATACTCGCCCTAGTGGCTGGGTGTATCGGTTCCTGAGCACCAATACGACCATCCTCTACTACTGGTCAGCAAGCCTCTGTGATGTGGAACCCATTGATAAGTCAAACCCAAACACTGATTATGCGATGCATCTTGATAGGCCACCGGCATTCTTGCGTCAATATCTTCACAAATTTGATGTTCTAGTACTCAATACAGGCCACCATTGGAATCGAGGAAAGCTTAAGGCTAACAAGTGGGTTATGCATGTTGGGGGTGTGCAAAATACCGATCGGAAGTTAGCAATGATTTGGGTTGCCAAAAACCTCACAATTCATAGTGTTGTTAATTGGGTGAACTCACAGCTTCCAAAACATCCAGGGTTGAAAGCCTTTTACAGAACCATCTCACCTAGGCATTTTGTTGGTGGGGACTGGAACACAGGAGGGAGCTGTGACAATACCATCCCTATGTCAGTGGGAAAAGAAGTATTACAAGATGAGTCCAGTGATGAGAGTGCTGCGAGTGCAGTGAAAGGAACTGGGATTAAGCTATTGGACATAACGGCTCTTTCCCATCTTAGAGATGAGGGTCATATATCCCGGTTTAGCAGAACAGCCAATCCAGGAGTGCAGGATTGCCTGCATTGGTGTCTACCTGGTGTTCCTGATACGTGGAATGAAATCCTTTTTGCACAAATTTAG